In the Ruminococcus sp. OA3 genome, one interval contains:
- a CDS encoding sugar ABC transporter substrate-binding protein, which yields MKKRVLAVVMGAMMAMSLMACGGGSDSGSTSEPASTDSETASTDGADAEAENAGGDSASGEYNISVILKTLSAEYWNFVKAGCDAYAAENPGITVDVKGPTSETAFDEQQNMIETDLSSGAYDAFVISPLQADMVTTLIAGEEKPVIALDTLIEAPEIRTFVGTGNENAAAMGGKAAVEAAKAAGWEEVNAICITGVQGDSTATARMTGYQKGIEEAGGTYLADETQYADAVADKAVNSMEAIMQNHPEGVAIICCNNDDMAVAAARAAAANEAYANTIFLGFNGDKTACEAILNDELTMSVAQEAYNMGYMAVEEAVKALNGEELEEFTDSGCDVVTKDNAQERLDTLKGYLGE from the coding sequence ATGAAGAAACGAGTTTTGGCAGTTGTAATGGGTGCGATGATGGCAATGTCTTTGATGGCATGCGGCGGCGGAAGTGACAGCGGCAGTACCAGTGAACCGGCAAGCACAGACAGCGAAACAGCCAGCACAGATGGTGCAGATGCAGAGGCTGAGAATGCCGGCGGAGATAGCGCTTCAGGAGAATATAACATCAGTGTTATTTTGAAGACTTTGTCTGCAGAGTACTGGAACTTTGTAAAAGCAGGATGTGATGCTTATGCGGCAGAGAATCCTGGCATCACAGTTGATGTAAAGGGACCTACATCTGAAACCGCATTTGATGAGCAGCAGAATATGATCGAGACGGATCTGAGCTCCGGGGCATATGATGCATTTGTAATCTCTCCGCTTCAGGCTGATATGGTAACAACGCTGATTGCAGGTGAAGAGAAACCTGTCATTGCGCTTGATACATTAATTGAAGCTCCGGAAATCAGAACATTTGTTGGAACAGGTAATGAAAATGCTGCAGCGATGGGTGGAAAAGCAGCCGTTGAGGCGGCAAAAGCAGCAGGATGGGAAGAGGTTAATGCAATCTGTATCACTGGTGTCCAGGGTGATTCCACAGCAACAGCGCGTATGACCGGTTACCAGAAGGGCATTGAAGAAGCAGGCGGTACATATCTTGCAGATGAAACCCAGTACGCTGATGCTGTAGCGGACAAGGCTGTTAACAGTATGGAAGCGATCATGCAGAACCATCCTGAAGGTGTTGCAATCATTTGCTGCAATAATGATGATATGGCAGTAGCGGCAGCACGTGCAGCAGCTGCAAATGAAGCGTATGCCAATACGATCTTTTTAGGATTCAACGGTGATAAAACTGCTTGTGAAGCAATTCTGAATGATGAACTTACCATGTCTGTAGCGCAGGAAGCATATAATATGGGATACATGGCAGTGGAAGAGGCAGTAAAAGCTCTGAATGGTGAAGAACTTGAAGAGTTTACAGATTCAGGATGTGATGTTGTTACAAAAGACAATGCACAGGAACGTCTGGATACTCTGAAAGGATATCTTGGAGAGTAG
- a CDS encoding ABC transporter permease, with amino-acid sequence MKTFKVIFKTEMKLSFRGMDMIIFAICMPVAVLLILGFIYGNKPAFEGADYSFLEQSFAALTTISVCAGGVMGLPLVISDYRSRHILKRFKVTPVSPLMILLAQVAIYTIYAVVSLILLYAIASVLFGYQIRGSLPKFLGGFVLVMISMFSIGMFVGGIAPNTKTAGVIASILYFPMLIFSGATLPYEIMPASLQKVADIMPLTQGIKLLKAASLGLEVKGVLLSIIVTSAIALLCILLSLRFFKWD; translated from the coding sequence ATGAAAACTTTTAAAGTGATATTTAAAACAGAAATGAAACTTTCATTCCGCGGAATGGACATGATTATATTCGCGATTTGCATGCCGGTGGCTGTATTACTAATTCTGGGATTTATTTATGGAAATAAACCGGCATTTGAGGGCGCAGACTATTCTTTTCTGGAACAGTCGTTTGCCGCACTGACAACAATCTCAGTCTGTGCAGGCGGTGTCATGGGACTTCCGCTCGTCATATCGGATTACAGGAGCAGACATATTTTAAAACGTTTTAAAGTGACACCCGTCAGCCCGCTTATGATTTTGCTCGCCCAGGTTGCCATCTACACAATTTATGCGGTGGTGTCGTTGATACTGTTGTATGCCATTGCATCCGTCTTATTTGGATATCAGATCCGTGGGAGCTTGCCAAAGTTTCTTGGCGGGTTTGTTCTTGTGATGATTTCCATGTTCAGTATTGGAATGTTTGTTGGGGGAATTGCACCAAATACAAAAACAGCTGGTGTGATAGCCAGCATCTTATATTTTCCCATGTTAATATTTTCAGGTGCAACGCTGCCTTATGAAATCATGCCGGCATCGCTGCAGAAAGTTGCAGACATTATGCCATTGACACAGGGAATAAAATTGTTAAAAGCGGCTTCTCTGGGGCTGGAAGTTAAAGGGGTACTGCTTTCCATTATTGTTACATCGGCGATAGCCTTATTATGTATTTTACTGTCTCTCAGGTTTTTTAAATGGGATTAG
- a CDS encoding AraC family transcriptional regulator: protein MLVQGKGIISGSEAFHPDISEMAEKLLYYVTDCGVYFCEYGYRIERENYGNYMLLYVTRGVLAVSAEGSTYLIQEGQAAFFNCHVHHTYYAKGFVAFSWIHFDGSNTREFYLQYREKKKGIVFKGSSAEQIYKSMSSIISCYQNDLTIKEEENSRNIYECLCVLLFSEAEDHGHEASGNVINKAKEYIRENIKEGLTLDLVANHVGLSASHFSRIFKKETSYSPYEYIILVRINKAKHLLKTTDMPIKEIAYEVGYHSESNFCNSFTQRIGISPINFRKYKW, encoded by the coding sequence ATGCTCGTACAGGGCAAAGGAATCATCAGCGGATCAGAAGCATTTCATCCAGATATCTCAGAGATGGCGGAGAAGCTTTTATATTATGTAACAGACTGTGGTGTTTATTTTTGCGAATATGGATACCGGATAGAGCGTGAAAATTACGGAAATTATATGCTGCTGTATGTTACAAGAGGGGTGCTGGCAGTGTCTGCGGAGGGAAGTACCTATCTGATTCAGGAAGGCCAGGCGGCATTCTTTAATTGTCACGTCCACCATACATATTATGCCAAAGGATTCGTAGCGTTTTCCTGGATTCACTTTGACGGTTCCAATACCAGAGAATTCTATCTTCAGTATAGGGAAAAGAAAAAAGGAATTGTATTTAAGGGAAGTTCAGCGGAACAAATCTATAAAAGCATGTCATCTATCATATCTTGTTATCAGAACGATTTGACTATAAAAGAAGAGGAAAATTCCAGAAATATATATGAATGTCTGTGCGTACTGCTGTTTTCAGAGGCCGAAGATCATGGACATGAAGCGAGCGGCAATGTTATAAACAAGGCTAAAGAGTATATTCGTGAGAATATAAAGGAGGGTCTCACGCTCGATCTTGTAGCAAATCATGTAGGCTTAAGTGCCAGTCACTTTTCCAGAATTTTTAAGAAAGAAACAAGTTATTCTCCTTATGAATATATTATTCTTGTTAGAATAAACAAGGCGAAACATTTGCTCAAAACTACGGACATGCCAATCAAGGAAATTGCATATGAAGTAGGGTATCACAGCGAATCTAATTTTTGCAATTCTTTTACCCAGCGGATCGGAATATCACCGATTAATTTTCGAAAATATAAATGGTAG
- a CDS encoding histidine kinase produces the protein MRRNTGRKRLSWVARTTLILICVILIPFLALTAILANMALNNMQEQTETLVEYKLEESSVFLENQLDNIYDILYHMMTDKQLLRSCDAMYNEHDVELAKSNMRERFLSFVQMDNYLISATYIGMHDEFYTYETYNAAQGESVWADDTFRTYILQNSLKKYEMQFVPVNFEKKTGNIGPRIYYITITLRDYVADEDIGVLALGLNQNFFDCLEKGSKWDALFDGMIGVIDSSGHIVYSNDESAIDCQYEEWMQEKNDTTKNTLINTRELSTMPWHLCSVIDRKLVMNDIDRFMLLVIGLLVISMVLSVAGGYLVSRYFTKNLKMLADGLRQFGEGKIGMQLPSVIEDEFYPVVVQFNEMSTSIQHLLEERKLQEEKTIDAIRRQRKAELRAVEMQINPHFLYNTLDAINWIAIENEQYKISEMLSSLASIFRYSISHIDMVVPVWAEAEWLEKYLFLQQQRFNSSFSYTITIPQDVEDLLLRKMILQPIVENAIIHGVAGVKDGHIEITFSLEGEILTIQVIDNGVGIDQTDDGGQKNDGRSHIGIGNVMDRIKSYYDTRAGIQFEKNSGGGTIVTLKIPAIREET, from the coding sequence ATGCGGAGGAATACAGGAAGGAAAAGATTAAGCTGGGTTGCCAGAACTACTTTGATTTTGATATGTGTGATATTGATTCCATTTCTTGCTTTAACAGCTATTTTGGCAAATATGGCGTTAAATAATATGCAGGAGCAGACGGAAACACTGGTAGAGTATAAGCTGGAAGAAAGTTCTGTGTTTCTGGAAAACCAGCTGGATAATATCTATGACATTTTGTACCATATGATGACGGACAAACAGCTGCTCCGCAGTTGTGATGCGATGTATAATGAGCATGATGTGGAGCTGGCGAAAAGCAATATGCGGGAACGTTTCTTATCATTTGTCCAGATGGACAACTATCTGATAAGCGCCACGTATATTGGAATGCATGACGAATTCTATACATACGAAACTTATAATGCGGCACAGGGAGAATCTGTATGGGCAGATGATACGTTCAGAACTTATATTTTGCAGAACAGTCTTAAGAAGTATGAAATGCAGTTTGTCCCGGTGAATTTTGAAAAAAAGACCGGAAATATAGGCCCCCGTATCTATTATATCACGATAACCCTGCGGGACTATGTTGCGGATGAAGATATCGGTGTACTGGCACTGGGACTCAACCAGAATTTCTTTGACTGCCTGGAAAAAGGAAGTAAGTGGGATGCGCTGTTCGACGGGATGATAGGGGTTATTGATTCCAGCGGGCATATCGTATATTCCAACGACGAATCGGCTATAGACTGTCAGTATGAAGAGTGGATGCAGGAAAAGAACGACACGACGAAGAATACCCTGATCAACACGAGGGAGTTGTCGACCATGCCATGGCATCTATGTTCCGTGATCGACCGAAAGCTTGTAATGAATGACATCGACCGATTTATGCTGCTTGTAATCGGTCTGCTGGTGATCAGCATGGTGCTCTCTGTAGCGGGAGGTTATCTGGTCAGCCGCTATTTTACAAAAAATCTGAAAATGCTGGCAGATGGATTGAGGCAGTTTGGGGAAGGCAAGATCGGGATGCAGCTGCCGTCCGTCATCGAAGATGAATTTTATCCGGTTGTTGTGCAGTTTAACGAGATGAGTACAAGCATCCAGCATCTGTTGGAAGAGCGGAAACTGCAGGAAGAAAAGACGATTGATGCAATCAGAAGGCAGAGGAAAGCGGAGCTGCGTGCAGTTGAAATGCAGATCAATCCTCACTTTCTGTATAATACACTGGATGCGATCAACTGGATCGCAATCGAGAATGAACAGTATAAGATCAGTGAGATGCTGTCCAGCCTGGCCAGTATTTTCCGATACAGCATATCCCATATCGACATGGTGGTTCCTGTATGGGCTGAGGCGGAATGGCTGGAAAAGTATTTGTTTCTGCAACAGCAGCGATTTAACAGCAGCTTTTCGTACACGATTACGATACCGCAGGATGTGGAGGATCTGCTGCTTAGGAAAATGATTCTGCAGCCGATCGTGGAGAATGCGATCATTCATGGTGTTGCCGGTGTGAAGGATGGACATATTGAGATCACGTTCTCTCTGGAGGGAGAAATTTTGACGATTCAGGTCATTGACAATGGTGTTGGAATCGATCAAACAGACGACGGGGGACAGAAAAATGACGGCAGATCCCATATCGGAATAGGAAATGTAATGGACAGGATTAAAAGCTATTACGATACCCGTGCCGGTATACAATTTGAAAAAAATTCGGGTGGGGGTACGATTGTCACGCTTAAAATTCCAGCGATTCGGGAGGAAACATAA
- a CDS encoding response regulator has translation MISAIVVEDEYRARTGLVKMIENLGENYRVLGSAENGYEGMLLARDLKPDVIFADIQMPRVSGLDMIRNLQGTGNDYRFVIISGYADFEYAQQGIRLGVIDYLLKPITISAMRELLEKIEREINEPGDSVEAETEEVPYTPMIREIVNEMKKHYGEKLTLEEFAHTYAVTPEYLSSLFSRQIGCTFVRYLKEIRMAHAKELLCTSKKKIYEIAFEVGYPDVKYFCRIFKNTTGISPKEYVRQCHK, from the coding sequence ATGATAAGTGCAATTGTGGTGGAAGATGAGTACAGAGCACGTACCGGATTGGTGAAAATGATCGAGAATCTGGGAGAGAATTACAGGGTGCTGGGGAGCGCCGAAAACGGGTATGAGGGCATGCTGCTTGCACGGGACTTAAAACCGGATGTTATCTTTGCTGATATTCAGATGCCCAGGGTCAGTGGGCTGGATATGATTCGGAATCTGCAGGGCACCGGTAATGATTATCGTTTCGTTATCATTTCCGGTTACGCGGATTTTGAATATGCACAACAGGGAATCAGGCTTGGCGTTATCGATTATCTGCTGAAGCCAATTACCATCTCTGCGATGAGAGAACTGCTGGAAAAGATAGAGAGGGAGATCAACGAACCGGGTGACAGTGTGGAGGCGGAGACAGAAGAAGTGCCATATACGCCGATGATCCGGGAGATTGTCAATGAGATGAAGAAACATTACGGGGAAAAGCTGACCCTGGAAGAATTCGCACATACTTATGCTGTCACACCGGAGTATCTAAGCTCTCTGTTTTCCAGGCAGATCGGCTGTACCTTTGTACGGTATCTGAAGGAAATACGTATGGCACATGCAAAAGAGCTATTGTGCACCAGTAAAAAGAAAATATATGAAATCGCATTTGAAGTGGGATATCCGGACGTGAAGTACTTTTGCCGTATATTTAAAAATACAACCGGCATATCTCCAAAAGAATATGTAAGGCAATGTCATAAATAG
- a CDS encoding sugar ABC transporter substrate-binding protein: MKKKIAAGVLAFSMVVTGLAGCGKTEDAKPQDGGTDQTTESNPSETETKGATEKKQVVLWHSNVSPEVEPFEKMLAEFNAQSDTVEVVTEWVPREEQTKQLTIGNMAGELPDMVYVDNPEVINYGEMGVFQDISGLYDKWEDNQLLDLIQNSCVYDGKMYGVPYICNNLALFYNKDMLAEAGVEPPKTWDELMEAAKATTKDNVYGLAYSAIKNAECTFQFMPFLWSAEGDWTEMDSENSIRALDYYANFVKEGYTNKEVLNWSQADVCKQFGSGNCAMMINGSWNVGTLRNDYADVNWGVVPIPVDKVNASCLGGEAICITKDADAEACMEFIEYFVGPEVNPGFAKSITKFSPRADIDNETEWGDDAEMKVFADGLEYTRPRGPYPKWTEVDNAIIEACQSVLTGSKTAEQAGKDAAATIKAIDETLQ, from the coding sequence ATGAAGAAAAAAATAGCAGCAGGTGTATTGGCATTTTCAATGGTTGTTACCGGTTTGGCGGGCTGCGGCAAGACTGAAGACGCCAAACCCCAGGATGGCGGTACGGATCAGACGACAGAAAGCAACCCGTCAGAGACAGAAACAAAAGGCGCCACGGAGAAGAAACAGGTTGTTCTCTGGCACAGCAACGTCTCACCGGAGGTGGAGCCTTTCGAGAAAATGCTGGCAGAATTTAATGCACAGAGTGACACCGTGGAAGTGGTGACAGAGTGGGTTCCGAGGGAAGAACAGACGAAACAGCTCACAATCGGCAATATGGCGGGAGAGCTTCCGGACATGGTGTACGTCGATAACCCGGAAGTTATCAACTATGGAGAGATGGGTGTCTTCCAGGATATCAGCGGACTGTACGACAAGTGGGAGGACAATCAGCTGCTGGATCTGATTCAAAATTCCTGCGTATATGACGGGAAGATGTATGGAGTACCATATATCTGCAACAATCTGGCGCTGTTCTACAATAAAGATATGTTGGCAGAAGCCGGCGTAGAGCCGCCAAAAACATGGGATGAGCTTATGGAAGCTGCAAAAGCGACAACAAAAGACAATGTTTATGGTCTGGCATATTCGGCAATCAAGAATGCCGAGTGTACCTTCCAGTTTATGCCGTTCCTCTGGTCAGCAGAAGGCGACTGGACCGAGATGGATTCTGAAAACAGTATCCGTGCACTGGATTACTACGCAAACTTTGTGAAAGAAGGATACACCAATAAAGAAGTTTTGAACTGGTCACAGGCGGACGTATGTAAGCAGTTTGGGTCTGGTAACTGTGCGATGATGATCAATGGATCCTGGAATGTTGGTACATTGCGCAATGATTATGCAGATGTGAACTGGGGTGTTGTGCCGATTCCCGTTGACAAAGTCAATGCTTCCTGTCTGGGTGGCGAAGCGATCTGTATTACCAAGGATGCCGATGCAGAGGCATGTATGGAATTTATCGAGTATTTCGTAGGACCGGAGGTAAATCCGGGATTTGCCAAGAGTATCACAAAATTCTCTCCGCGTGCGGACATTGATAATGAGACAGAGTGGGGAGACGATGCGGAGATGAAGGTATTTGCAGACGGGCTTGAATATACAAGGCCACGTGGTCCTTATCCAAAATGGACAGAGGTTGACAACGCGATCATAGAGGCGTGCCAGAGTGTTCTGACAGGTTCCAAGACAGCGGAACAGGCAGGAAAGGATGCTGCGGCGACCATTAAAGCAATTGACGAAACATTACAATAG
- a CDS encoding MerR family transcriptional regulator codes for MRTYKTAEVAHIIGIHPNTVRLYEDLKLIPKPERMENGYRIFTELHIEQLKLVRLAFQIEVLQNGLRRKVVEMVKVSATGDFDAAIEIAQEYLKRLRQEQVNAEEAIKIVTQILSGAVQESQRVFKRKEVSDYLNISMDALRNWEMNGLLTVRRKQNGYRIYTEDDVKRLKIIRSLRCANYSLEAILRMLNQMSKNQNVDIKRVLDTPQEDTDIIAVCDKLITSLREADYNAQKVICKLQSMKNRFL; via the coding sequence ATGAGAACATATAAAACTGCAGAGGTTGCGCACATAATAGGTATTCACCCCAATACTGTCCGCTTATATGAAGATTTAAAACTAATACCAAAACCTGAGAGAATGGAAAATGGATACCGCATATTTACAGAACTTCACATTGAACAGTTAAAGCTTGTGCGCCTTGCGTTTCAGATCGAAGTTTTGCAAAACGGCTTACGCAGGAAGGTAGTTGAGATGGTGAAAGTGTCGGCAACAGGTGATTTCGATGCAGCGATTGAGATTGCGCAGGAATATTTGAAACGGCTGAGGCAGGAACAGGTGAATGCGGAAGAGGCAATTAAGATAGTAACACAGATTTTATCTGGTGCCGTACAGGAAAGTCAACGCGTTTTTAAACGTAAAGAGGTTTCTGATTATCTGAATATTTCGATGGATGCATTGCGTAACTGGGAGATGAACGGATTGCTGACGGTCAGACGGAAACAGAATGGTTATCGTATCTATACGGAGGATGACGTTAAGCGATTAAAGATTATTCGCTCCCTCAGATGTGCAAATTATTCACTGGAGGCAATTCTTCGCATGCTGAATCAGATGTCTAAAAATCAGAATGTAGATATAAAACGGGTGTTGGATACGCCGCAGGAGGATACCGATATTATTGCTGTGTGTGATAAATTGATTACTTCTCTGAGAGAGGCTGACTATAATGCACAGAAAGTGATCTGTAAACTTCAGAGCATGAAAAACAGATTTTTGTAA
- a CDS encoding sugar ABC transporter ATP-binding protein: MSEYVVELRDCTKTFPGVIALDEMQLAVKPGEILGLIGENGAGKSTLIKVLTGVHKPDKGEIYVNGDQKTFRNPNESAAAGIACVYQELNIEKLLSITDNIFINKWIKGPGGLLDYKTMHKKAREVMASLGQDIDPEKPAGTFGMGVQQMIEIAKAVLIDAKMIIMDEPTSSLGEKEVAQLMKTCRELRARGIGIVFVSHKLEELFELCDRVTVIRDGQYIDTRDIGEWDNDSLIAAMVGRTLDNLFPKEFGTKGDVALEVKNLEEGGILHDVSFKAYNGEVLGFAGLVGAGRTETMRAIFGADPIDGGQVLVHGKEVKIKSPSQAIKAGIAFLTEDRKGQGLVLQEAIKNNLILANLKGFTSGLFLNKKKIEESSQDNIDSLRIKTPSADEIVGQLSGGNQQKVVIGKWVNTDADIFIFDEPTRGIDVGAKIEVYNVMNRLVKEGKCVIMVSSELPEILGMSDRVIVMRGGKIMGEVERDTDNFNQESLMKAAWGGKI, from the coding sequence ATGAGTGAATATGTTGTAGAGTTAAGGGACTGTACCAAAACATTCCCGGGTGTAATAGCTCTCGACGAAATGCAGCTTGCAGTGAAACCCGGTGAGATTCTCGGCCTGATTGGCGAGAATGGTGCGGGAAAGTCAACACTGATTAAAGTACTGACCGGAGTTCACAAACCGGATAAAGGTGAGATTTATGTAAATGGAGACCAGAAGACATTCCGAAATCCAAATGAATCTGCTGCAGCCGGTATTGCCTGCGTTTATCAGGAGCTGAATATCGAGAAATTGTTAAGCATCACAGATAATATTTTTATCAACAAGTGGATCAAAGGACCGGGCGGTCTGCTGGATTATAAAACCATGCATAAAAAGGCCAGGGAAGTCATGGCTTCTCTGGGACAGGATATTGATCCGGAAAAACCGGCAGGAACATTTGGCATGGGTGTACAGCAGATGATAGAAATTGCAAAAGCAGTTTTAATTGATGCGAAGATGATCATTATGGATGAACCGACTTCATCCCTTGGTGAAAAAGAAGTGGCGCAGCTGATGAAAACATGCCGTGAGTTAAGAGCGCGCGGCATCGGCATTGTTTTTGTATCACACAAACTGGAAGAGCTGTTTGAATTGTGTGACCGGGTTACGGTGATTCGCGACGGACAGTATATTGACACCCGTGACATTGGCGAGTGGGACAATGATTCTCTGATCGCTGCGATGGTAGGACGTACTCTGGACAACCTGTTTCCGAAAGAGTTCGGAACGAAAGGCGATGTTGCGCTGGAAGTTAAGAACCTGGAGGAGGGCGGTATCTTACACGATGTAAGCTTCAAGGCTTACAATGGGGAGGTGCTGGGATTTGCAGGACTGGTCGGAGCGGGACGGACAGAGACAATGCGCGCGATCTTTGGCGCGGATCCCATTGATGGTGGCCAGGTTCTCGTTCACGGAAAAGAAGTGAAGATCAAAAGCCCATCACAGGCTATAAAGGCGGGCATCGCATTTCTGACAGAGGACCGTAAAGGGCAGGGTCTGGTTTTGCAGGAGGCGATCAAAAATAATCTGATTCTCGCAAATCTGAAAGGTTTTACCTCCGGTCTTTTTCTGAATAAGAAAAAGATTGAGGAATCCAGTCAGGATAATATTGATTCACTGCGCATCAAAACTCCGTCTGCGGACGAGATCGTTGGACAGCTTTCCGGTGGTAACCAGCAGAAGGTAGTTATCGGTAAGTGGGTCAATACAGATGCAGACATTTTTATCTTTGATGAGCCTACCCGTGGTATCGATGTTGGTGCGAAAATAGAAGTATATAATGTTATGAACCGTCTGGTAAAAGAAGGTAAATGTGTAATCATGGTATCATCAGAATTGCCTGAGATCCTTGGCATGAGCGATCGTGTTATCGTTATGCGCGGAGGAAAAATTATGGGCGAGGTTGAACGTGATACAGATAACTTTAATCAAGAAAGCCTGATGAAAGCGGCTTGGGGAGGTAAGATCTGA
- a CDS encoding ABC transporter permease — protein sequence MKAKKSSGLGSMVGIIAAFLILCVILAIASDKFVSYSNFMSILKQTPFNALLAIGMLFCLITAGIDLSVGANATFCACLMGMLVQKGVTNSIILIIAGLAAGTVIGLINGTLLTRLHLPHPFVSTLGMKNFLWGAALLVTGSQMIGGFPNGVMALGSATVGGFPVSFIVVVILYIILHVVLTRTAFGRSVYCAGGNMEATRLSGINSANVLTACYVLSGFMAALAGIVSIGRSGICNGTNAIQPYDTDAIASCVLGGASFMGGKGTMIGTMIGALIISTLRNGFTLLSIDSAIQNMVLGLVIILAVLLDVMREQMAARSRRLAAAAAAAKN from the coding sequence ATGAAAGCAAAAAAATCTAGTGGTTTGGGATCAATGGTTGGTATTATAGCCGCATTCCTTATCTTGTGTGTGATTCTGGCCATTGCAAGTGATAAATTTGTAAGTTATTCTAACTTTATGTCGATTTTAAAACAGACACCATTTAATGCACTGTTGGCAATTGGTATGTTGTTCTGTCTGATTACAGCAGGTATTGACCTTTCTGTTGGTGCGAATGCCACCTTCTGTGCATGCCTCATGGGTATGCTGGTTCAGAAGGGAGTTACAAACTCCATAATATTGATTATCGCAGGACTTGCAGCAGGAACTGTGATCGGTCTTATCAACGGTACTTTACTGACACGTCTGCACCTGCCGCATCCTTTTGTGTCAACACTCGGTATGAAAAACTTTCTCTGGGGAGCAGCACTCCTCGTTACAGGATCGCAGATGATCGGTGGATTCCCGAATGGCGTCATGGCTCTCGGATCTGCAACGGTTGGTGGTTTCCCTGTGAGCTTTATCGTGGTAGTCATTCTTTACATAATTCTACACGTTGTTCTGACACGTACTGCATTCGGCCGTTCTGTATATTGCGCCGGGGGAAATATGGAGGCGACACGTCTTTCCGGCATTAACTCAGCAAATGTGCTGACAGCCTGTTATGTGCTTTCCGGCTTTATGGCAGCACTTGCAGGAATCGTTTCCATCGGACGGTCCGGTATCTGCAACGGTACGAATGCTATTCAGCCATACGATACGGATGCCATTGCATCCTGTGTGCTTGGCGGCGCATCCTTTATGGGTGGAAAAGGAACCATGATCGGAACGATGATTGGTGCGCTGATCATCTCAACACTTCGTAATGGATTCACACTGCTTTCTATCGATTCAGCAATCCAGAACATGGTACTGGGCCTTGTTATCATCCTGGCGGTACTTCTCGATGTTATGCGTGAGCAGATGGCTGCAAGATCACGTCGTCTGGCGGCGGCAGCTGCAGCGGCTAAAAATTAA
- a CDS encoding ABC transporter ATP-binding protein — MEEIIKVEKLTKTYGSRKAVSNMNLSVNRGTAFALLGENGAGKSTAIECILGTKRADSGNVSVLGYDPAADRKTLFEKVGVQFQENNYQEKIIVTELCEVTASLYRKTAEPEYLLEKFGILDKLKSPVEELSGGQKQRLSVVLALLPEPEVVFLDELTTGLDTKARRAVWKTLSELKEKGLTILMTSHFMEEVEALCDEICILKQGETVFYGAVDDAIRNSPCNKLEDAYLWYTDMEGTADENF; from the coding sequence ATGGAAGAAATAATTAAGGTTGAGAAACTGACAAAAACATACGGGTCACGAAAAGCGGTGAGTAATATGAATCTGTCCGTAAACCGTGGAACTGCATTTGCACTGCTCGGAGAGAACGGTGCTGGAAAGAGCACCGCAATTGAATGCATTCTGGGAACGAAAAGAGCTGACAGCGGAAACGTATCAGTGTTAGGCTATGATCCCGCAGCTGACCGCAAAACTTTGTTTGAAAAAGTTGGTGTTCAGTTTCAGGAGAACAATTACCAGGAGAAGATTATCGTTACAGAACTGTGTGAAGTCACTGCATCACTATATCGAAAAACAGCAGAACCAGAGTATCTTTTGGAGAAGTTTGGAATTCTGGATAAGCTGAAGAGCCCGGTTGAGGAACTGTCAGGAGGACAAAAACAGAGGTTGTCAGTTGTGCTCGCACTTCTGCCTGAACCGGAAGTTGTCTTCCTGGATGAATTGACAACTGGTCTGGACACGAAGGCACGAAGAGCCGTCTGGAAAACTCTTTCGGAACTTAAAGAAAAGGGATTGACGATCCTGATGACATCGCATTTTATGGAGGAGGTAGAAGCGCTGTGCGATGAAATCTGTATTTTAAAGCAGGGAGAAACTGTGTTTTATGGAGCTGTCGATGATGCGATTAGAAACAGTCCCTGCAATAAATTAGAGGACGCTTATCTCTGGTACACTGACATGGAGGGCACAGCAGATGAAAACTTTTAA